The DNA sequence CGACTGCAGCCGTCGGCGGTCGAGGACGGCGGCGGCCTGCGCGGCGAAGGCGGTGAGGACCCGGCGGTCGGAGGCGGGGAGCACCCGCCCGGACAGCGCGAGCGTCATGTGTCTGCCCACCTGCACGTCCACGTCCGCGTCCTCGGGCCGCGCGGTGACGGGCTCGCCGACGCTGCCCGCGCACAGCCACGGCGCGGTGTCGTGCGCACGTTCCAGCAGGGCCGCCGAATCCATGGCGAAGGTCTCGCGCACCCGTTCCAGCAGTCCCGTCAGGCTGTTCTCGCCGCGCAGGACGCTGCCGGCGAGCGAGGAGAGGATCTCCGACTCGGTGCGCAGTGCGGCCGCCTGCTCGGTGCGGCGCGCGGCGAGGTCCACCACGGACGCCACGGACACGGCGACGCCCACGAAGACGGCGATGGCGATCAGATTCCTCGGGTCGGAGATGCTGAAGGTGTTGAGGGGCGGCGTGAAATACCAGTTGAGCAGCAGGGACCCCACGGCGGCGGACGCCAGGGCCGGCGGCCGGCCGCCCAGCAGCGCCGCCGTGACCGTCGCGGTCAGGAACAGCAGCATGTCGTTGGCCAGACCCAGGTCGGGCAGCACGGCGCTGAGCAGGAAGGTGAGGAGGACGGGGCCGAGCACACCGACGAGCCAGCCCGTGACGATCCGCGAGCGGGCGAGCCGCACGCTCCGGGCGGCCGGGCGGCCGCCGGCTGCGTGCACCGCGTCATGGGCGACGAGGTGGAGGTCCGTGCCGGGGCCGCAACCGCGGGCGACGGCGGCCGCCACGCCGGACCCGGGCAGGCGCCGCCGGTGTTCGCGCCGGGACACACCGAGCACGATCTGGGTGGCGTCCACCCCGCGGGCGAACTCCAGCAGGGCGGTGGCCGCGTCGTCGCCGACCACCTGGTGGAAGGCGCCTCCCAGGTCCTCGGTCAGCGCGCGCTGGACCGCCAGTTCCCCGGGTGGGGCCGCGGCGCGTCCGTCGCCGCGGGACATGTGCAGCGCGAGGACCTCGCCGCCGGCCGGCCGGTCCGCGAGACGGGCGGCGCGGCGTATCAGCGCGCGCCCTTCCGGGCCGCCGTTCAGACCGACCAGGATCCGCTCGCGGGGGCTCCGGACGGTGGGGGCCCGGTGCTCGCCGGGGTGGCGCCGCAGGTCCTCGTCGACCCGGTCGGCCAGCCAGAGGAGCGCCAGCCGGCGCAGCGCGGTGAGACCGGCGGGGCGGAAGCGGTTGGACAGGGCCGTGTCGACCCTGCCGGGTCCGTGGACGTTGCCGTGCGCCATCCGGCGGCGTAACGCCTCCGGTGTCATGTCGACCAGCTCGACCTGGTCCGCCAGCCGCACCACCCGGTCGGGTACGGTCTCCCGCTCGCGGACGCCGATGGCGGACTCCACCATGTCGCCGAGCGACTCCAGACACTGGATGTTGACGGTGGAGATGACGTCGATGCCGGCTTCCAGGAGTTCCTGCACGTCCTGCCAGCGCTTGGCGTTGCGGGACCCGGGGCGGTTGGTGTGGGCGAGTTCGTCGACGAGGACCACCCGGGGGCGGCGGCTCAGCACCGCGTCCACGTCCAACTCCGCGACGGGTGCGCCCCGGTGCTCCAGCCGCTTGGGCGGGACCGCCTCCAGGCCGCGCGCCATCGCCTCGGTGAGCGGGCGTCCGTGGTGCTCGACGAGGCCGATCACGCAGTCGGTGCCGCGTGCCACGCGGCGCTGCCCCTCGGCCAGCATGGCGTAGGTCTTGCCGACGCCGGGTGCCATGCCGAGGTAGATCCGGAGTCTGCCGCGAGTCATCGTCTCGTCTCCGCTCCTGAGAAGGGCCGAGTGTCACCGTCGGGGCCGGAAAGCCTGTCGCGGGCCCGCGTCCCGGCCGGCCGGGACGAGACGGGGCCGGGGAGCCGGCGTCAGCGCCCGCCGGCCTCGTACTGCTCCCGCCACTTGTCGATCAGCGCCGTCATCTCCCGCTGCATGAAGCCGTAGAAGTCCTGCATCTCGTCCAGCCGGCGGCCGGCGACGCTGTCGTGGCCCGCGGCCTTGATGCCTTCGGCGGCGGCGTTCCACATGCTGTCGAGCAGGGCGTTCTGGTTGCCCATCAGGGTCGCCCAGGCGTGTTCCCGGAAGCGGTAGTGATCGCGTCGGCTGCCGGGCGCCGGTACGCGCTCGATCATGCCGGTGGGGATCAGCTGGTTCACGGCGCCGGACACCGCACCGCTGCTGATCCGCAGTTCCCCGCAGAGATCGGCCGCCGTCATGGTCTCCTGCTGGGTGAACAGCAGCGCGGTCATGACCCGGGCGGTGGTGCGCTGCATCCCGCTCTGGGCCAGGGTCAGCGCGAGGCGCTCCGCGCACTCGCGCAGTTGGACGTCGTCCCTCTCCTCCATCAATGCCCTCCTCTTGACGAGTTCTTATCATACCGAGCACCTCGAAAACTCAGAGCATTTACAGATCTCTGAACGTTCGATACGTTGCGGGTCATGGACCATGTGATCGAGCTCCGGGAGCTCACCAAGACCTATGGCACGCGTCGCGGTCTGACCGACCTCAGCCTCGACGTCCGGCAGGGCGAAGTCTTCGGCTACCTCGGCCCGAACGGGGCCGGCAAGTCCACCACCATCAGACTGCTGCTCGACCTCATCCGGCCGACGTCGGGCCGGGCGTCGGTGCTCGGGCTCAGGCCCCGTGAGGACGGAGTGGAACTGCGCCGCAGGGTCGGCTACCTGGCCGGCGACTTCGTCTGCGACGGCCGGCAGAACGTCCGCAGTTACCTGCGCTTCCTGGCCGCCCTGCGCGGTGGTGTGCCCCAGGCGCGCATCGACGACCTCGCCGAACGGCTCGGCCTCGACCAGGCCACCAGCATCAGGAAGCTGTCCAAGGGCAACCGCCAGAAGGTCGGCCTGGTGCAGGCCTTCATGCACCAGCCGGAACTGCTCGTGCTCGACGAGCCCAGCTCCGGACTCGACCCGCTGGTGCAGCAGACCTTCCTCGACATGGTGGCGGAGGCCAGGGACGAGGGCCGGACCGTCTTCATGTCCAGCCACATCATGAGCGAGGTCGAGGCGGTTGCCGACCGCGTCGGCATCATCCGCGACGGCCGGCTCGCCGCCCTGGACACGGTGTCCAACCTGCGCACCGGCGCCGTGCGCGACATCGAGGTGACCTTCGCGTCACCGGTGCCGCCGGAGGCGTTCGCCGCCCTGCCCGGCGCGGACCGGCTCCACCTGGACCAGGACGGCACCACGCTCACCGGCCAGATCTCCGGCAGTCCCGACGCGTTGGTCAAGGCGCTGGCGCGGCACACCGTCACCGGCCTGCGCGCCACCGAACCGGCCCTCGAGGAGCTGTTCCACAGCTACTACGAGGGCGCCGAGAACGCGCCCCGCGCCCAGACGGCGCCGGCCGCCTGAGCGCGCGCCACCGTCGCAGGACCGTACCGAAAGGACGAAGGGACAACCGATGAACGCCGCTATCCTCACCAAGTACCTCTCCGACAGCCGCCGGAGCCTGACCGGCTGGGCGGCCGGGACGGCGGTGGTCGGCATGGTGTACGCCAGCACCTACCCGTCGCAGCGGGAGAACACGGCGAACCTGCCCGAGGCCCTGCGCGAAGGGCTCAACATCGACCAGACCGCGGCGGGGTACCTGCACGCCAGCGTGTTCGGCATCATCCTCCCCCTGCTCGCCATGATCTACGGCGTCACCGCCGGCACCCGGGCCGTGGCCGCCGAGGAGGAGACCGGCCGCCTCGACCTGCTCCTCGCCCACCCCGTCACCCGCACCCAGGTCGCGGTCGAGCGGTTCGGCGCGCTGATCGCCGGAGCGTTCGGCATCGCCGTCCTGGTGTGGCTCGGACTGCTGGTCATCCGCGGCGGGGCCGAGCTGACGAGCGTCACGCCCGTCGAGTTCCTCGCCCAGTGCCTCAACCTGGCGCTGCTGGCGGTCCTCTTCGGAGCCCTCGCCCTCGGCCTCGGCGCGGCGGGCGGCCGCAGGGCGGTCGTCCTGGTGACGTGCGCCGTGATCGGTGTGGTGTCCTACACCGCGCACACCTTCGCCGGCCAGATCGGAGCGGACTGGCTCGCCTACCTCTCCCCCCTGCACTACTACATCGGCGGCGAGCCGCTGCGACACGGGTTCCAGTGGGGCGACATGCTGGTGCTCGTCGTCGCGTCGGGGCTGCTGTTCGGCGCCGGCGTGCACCGCTTCAACCGGCGGGACATCAACAGCTGATCCCCTCGCGGCTCGGGTCCCGGAGGCTCTGGGGTGGGTGCTGGGGGAGACCCCAGTGTGCGCCCCGGGGCCTTCTCGCAAGGCTGCATCGACCGACCCGTCCTGCAGGGGAAAGGTGATGGGGTGTCCACGACAGACATCGAGATCCCGCCGCAGCCGAACGTGAACGACCCGGCGATCTACGACTGGTACCGCATGATGCGCAACGAGCATCCCGTCCACCGGGACCC is a window from the Streptomyces capillispiralis genome containing:
- a CDS encoding DUF4118 domain-containing protein, which produces MTRGRLRIYLGMAPGVGKTYAMLAEGQRRVARGTDCVIGLVEHHGRPLTEAMARGLEAVPPKRLEHRGAPVAELDVDAVLSRRPRVVLVDELAHTNRPGSRNAKRWQDVQELLEAGIDVISTVNIQCLESLGDMVESAIGVRERETVPDRVVRLADQVELVDMTPEALRRRMAHGNVHGPGRVDTALSNRFRPAGLTALRRLALLWLADRVDEDLRRHPGEHRAPTVRSPRERILVGLNGGPEGRALIRRAARLADRPAGGEVLALHMSRGDGRAAAPPGELAVQRALTEDLGGAFHQVVGDDAATALLEFARGVDATQIVLGVSRREHRRRLPGSGVAAAVARGCGPGTDLHLVAHDAVHAAGGRPAARSVRLARSRIVTGWLVGVLGPVLLTFLLSAVLPDLGLANDMLLFLTATVTAALLGGRPPALASAAVGSLLLNWYFTPPLNTFSISDPRNLIAIAVFVGVAVSVASVVDLAARRTEQAAALRTESEILSSLAGSVLRGENSLTGLLERVRETFAMDSAALLERAHDTAPWLCAGSVGEPVTARPEDADVDVQVGRHMTLALSGRVLPASDRRVLTAFAAQAAAVLDRRRLQSQADRVRELAESNRIRTALLAAVSHDLRTPLAGIKASVTSLRSDDVQWSEDDRAELLAAIEDGADRLNHLVGNLLDLSRLQTGTVAPLIRAVNLDEVVPLALAGIPDPGSAVCLDIPESLPMVTTDKGLLERVVANVVENAVKYSPPREPVVVTAGTLAGRVELHVVDRGPGVSDEAKERIFVPFQRYGDSPRGSGVGLGLAVARGFAEAVGGTLHAEDTPGGGLTMILSLPAAVLD
- a CDS encoding GbsR/MarR family transcriptional regulator encodes the protein MEERDDVQLRECAERLALTLAQSGMQRTTARVMTALLFTQQETMTAADLCGELRISSGAVSGAVNQLIPTGMIERVPAPGSRRDHYRFREHAWATLMGNQNALLDSMWNAAAEGIKAAGHDSVAGRRLDEMQDFYGFMQREMTALIDKWREQYEAGGR
- a CDS encoding ABC transporter ATP-binding protein — encoded protein: MDHVIELRELTKTYGTRRGLTDLSLDVRQGEVFGYLGPNGAGKSTTIRLLLDLIRPTSGRASVLGLRPREDGVELRRRVGYLAGDFVCDGRQNVRSYLRFLAALRGGVPQARIDDLAERLGLDQATSIRKLSKGNRQKVGLVQAFMHQPELLVLDEPSSGLDPLVQQTFLDMVAEARDEGRTVFMSSHIMSEVEAVADRVGIIRDGRLAALDTVSNLRTGAVRDIEVTFASPVPPEAFAALPGADRLHLDQDGTTLTGQISGSPDALVKALARHTVTGLRATEPALEELFHSYYEGAENAPRAQTAPAA
- a CDS encoding ABC transporter permease subunit; this translates as MNAAILTKYLSDSRRSLTGWAAGTAVVGMVYASTYPSQRENTANLPEALREGLNIDQTAAGYLHASVFGIILPLLAMIYGVTAGTRAVAAEEETGRLDLLLAHPVTRTQVAVERFGALIAGAFGIAVLVWLGLLVIRGGAELTSVTPVEFLAQCLNLALLAVLFGALALGLGAAGGRRAVVLVTCAVIGVVSYTAHTFAGQIGADWLAYLSPLHYYIGGEPLRHGFQWGDMLVLVVASGLLFGAGVHRFNRRDINS